From Echinicola soli, a single genomic window includes:
- the msrA gene encoding peptide-methionine (S)-S-oxide reductase MsrA: MTTLPKTPIHDIPAGKQVATFGAGCFWCIEAVYQNIRGVEEIMPGYAGGFVQGPTYKEVSTGTTGHAEVIHFFYDPHIISFQDLLEVFWATHDPTTLNQQGADIGPQYRSAIFYHTEEQRNTAAEFKTLIEKAEVYESPIVTEITAFTNFYPAENYHVNYYENHPNQPYCQLMIKPKLEKLKKVFGQHTKLI; the protein is encoded by the coding sequence ATGACGACACTTCCGAAGACTCCCATACACGATATACCAGCAGGTAAACAGGTGGCCACCTTTGGCGCAGGATGTTTCTGGTGTATCGAGGCCGTGTATCAGAATATCCGTGGCGTAGAAGAGATCATGCCTGGCTATGCTGGAGGTTTTGTCCAAGGGCCCACTTACAAGGAGGTATCCACTGGTACGACTGGACATGCAGAGGTGATCCATTTCTTTTATGATCCGCACATCATTTCTTTTCAGGATCTACTGGAAGTCTTCTGGGCCACCCATGATCCCACGACACTTAACCAGCAGGGAGCGGACATTGGTCCACAGTATAGATCGGCCATTTTCTATCATACGGAAGAACAGCGAAATACAGCAGCAGAATTCAAAACATTGATCGAGAAAGCGGAAGTATATGAGAGCCCCATCGTCACGGAAATCACGGCGTTTACGAATTTTTACCCAGCGGAAAATTACCATGTCAATTATTATGAAAACCACCCGAACCAACCCTATTGTCAACTCATGATCAAACCAAAACTAGAAAAACTCAAAAAGGTATTTGGACAGCATACAAAACTGATTTAG
- a CDS encoding DNA topoisomerase IB produces the protein MEKLTQKKLTLLSRENEQCAEIIGLRYIDSDDLGIRRIRRGKGFSYHYTNGKKVENAGILKRIKALVIPPAWTEVWICESPKGHIQATGYDKKDRKQYLYHSEWITLRSQTKFSQLYPFGLLLPHIKKAISEDLSVSGLPLQRVLATVVSLLLKLHARIGNEYYEEENGSYGLTTLKQEHVTIHKDKMMFSFPGKKGIVQELSLRHKQLAHIVRKCRNLPGEALFKHIGAEHQSIPIDSEMVNTYIKNTTGGPYTAKDLRTWSGSVLAVEYLIRHQFPSVQEKREEVISAVISKVADRLSNTKSICEKYYIHPVIFEYYRCNKWKPALDVGNKDFHHSHNRSEKVLLNLLKDLA, from the coding sequence ATGGAAAAACTCACACAAAAAAAACTCACCCTTCTGTCAAGGGAAAACGAGCAATGTGCCGAGATCATTGGTCTACGTTATATAGACAGTGATGATTTGGGCATCAGGAGAATTCGCCGTGGGAAAGGCTTTTCGTACCATTATACCAATGGAAAAAAGGTGGAGAATGCAGGTATATTAAAGAGAATTAAAGCATTGGTCATACCACCTGCCTGGACTGAGGTGTGGATTTGCGAGAGCCCTAAAGGACATATCCAAGCAACCGGCTATGACAAAAAAGACCGCAAACAATACCTTTATCATTCAGAATGGATTACATTAAGAAGCCAGACCAAATTTTCGCAGCTTTATCCTTTTGGCTTGCTACTTCCCCATATCAAAAAGGCTATTTCAGAGGATTTATCTGTAAGTGGCTTACCGTTACAGAGGGTATTGGCCACAGTGGTTTCACTACTGCTAAAGCTCCACGCAAGAATAGGTAATGAATATTATGAGGAAGAAAATGGTTCTTATGGCCTGACGACCTTGAAACAGGAGCATGTGACCATACATAAAGATAAGATGATGTTTTCATTTCCCGGTAAAAAGGGAATTGTTCAAGAACTTTCGCTCCGACATAAACAACTTGCCCATATCGTAAGGAAATGTAGGAATCTGCCCGGAGAAGCACTTTTTAAACATATTGGAGCAGAGCATCAGTCCATACCAATAGATTCAGAAATGGTCAACACATACATAAAAAACACTACAGGAGGCCCTTATACGGCAAAGGACTTAAGAACATGGTCAGGAAGCGTTCTGGCCGTAGAATACCTTATACGCCACCAATTTCCTTCTGTTCAGGAGAAACGGGAAGAGGTGATATCAGCGGTAATTTCAAAAGTCGCCGATCGACTGAGCAATACTAAATCCATTTGTGAAAAATACTATATTCACCCCGTTATTTTTGAGTATTACCGCTGTAATAAGTGGAAGCCCGCGTTGGATGTCGGAAATAAAGACTTTCATCACTCCCACAACAGATCAGAAAAAGTACTGCTCAACTTATTAAAGGATCTTGCATGA